A single region of the Streptomyces sp. AM 4-1-1 genome encodes:
- a CDS encoding DNA cytosine methyltransferase: MGELRFVDVCAGAGGLALGLERAGFRPVLLLDRKPVACETLRRNRPTWNVLETDLLDFDPAEHQETYDVDLLSAGLPRVKSSATVARVGTEDELRLLEATVLLAHAVRPRALLIENVPGLVDSPQFETVREFIHKELEHLGYRFRWFVLNAADFGVPQVRKQGVLVALQDRYFDAFRPPLPTVGTHVPVGRALRDSMGARGWPCADAWAAQALSVAPTLVGGSDNRGGADLGPTGSKKAWARMEVNGGALADEVPGPGFDWTPGGPVSGMVKLTDGQAALLQAFPPEWRFVGRKTARYRQVGHASPPPVGEALGQAIKIALNA, translated from the coding sequence GTGGGCGAGTTGCGGTTCGTGGATGTGTGCGCGGGAGCCGGTGGTCTGGCGCTGGGACTGGAGCGGGCCGGTTTCCGGCCGGTGCTGCTCCTGGACAGGAAACCGGTGGCTTGCGAGACCTTGCGCCGGAACCGACCGACATGGAACGTCCTGGAGACGGACCTCCTGGACTTCGACCCCGCCGAGCACCAGGAAACGTACGATGTCGATCTGCTGTCCGCAGGACTGCCCCGGGTGAAGTCCAGCGCGACCGTCGCCCGAGTCGGGACGGAGGATGAACTCCGTCTCCTGGAGGCGACGGTTCTGCTGGCCCACGCCGTGCGACCACGCGCCCTGCTCATCGAGAACGTGCCGGGGCTGGTGGACTCCCCGCAGTTCGAGACAGTGCGCGAGTTCATTCACAAGGAGCTGGAGCACCTCGGATACCGGTTCCGCTGGTTCGTCCTGAACGCGGCCGACTTCGGCGTACCGCAGGTCCGCAAACAGGGTGTGCTGGTCGCGTTGCAGGACCGCTACTTCGATGCGTTCCGACCGCCGCTACCGACGGTCGGAACGCATGTTCCGGTGGGTCGGGCACTGCGGGATTCCATGGGAGCTCGTGGCTGGCCCTGTGCGGACGCGTGGGCGGCGCAGGCGCTGAGTGTGGCGCCGACCCTCGTGGGCGGCTCCGACAACCGGGGAGGTGCGGATCTCGGACCGACGGGCTCCAAGAAGGCATGGGCCCGCATGGAGGTCAACGGTGGGGCTCTGGCCGACGAAGTTCCAGGGCCAGGCTTCGATTGGACACCCGGGGGACCTGTCTCGGGGATGGTCAAGCTCACCGACGGACAGGCCGCCCTTCTGCAGGCGTTTCCTCCCGAGTGGAGATTCGTCGGCCGGAAGACGGCTCGCTATCGACAGGTCGGTCACGCATCGCCGCCGCCGGTCGGAGAGGCACTCGGGCAGGCGATCAAGATCGCACTGAACGCCTGA
- a CDS encoding DNA cytosine methyltransferase: MTHAPHRSFPPADFHIVDLFAGPGGLDIAATIMGVKSIGVEWDDATRATRQAAGLRTATVKDVSDLGPGHPEVCEANVLTGGPPCQTFTVAGNREGHKALKDVQRLAERMGGHADWASFSEAWAEVKAETDAMSDPRTGLVLQPLRWVMEAKLRYGRPYRSILLEQVPTVIPVWRVYAAILESAGYTADAQILRTEEFGVPQTRRRAVLIARWGKDAEVTFPRPTHQHYRQGAVRIEGEERPSQDSIPGMSDNHPAPRGWVAMRDVLSNRTGSLANRPEDFVVVSNYGSGGNPKARGRRTSDQPAATVTGKVRRNRVFRLKGGKIGEELERLSFEEAGLLQSFPADYPWQSTDVAQQIGNAIPPRLSLHILSSALGLEQPGPELFDKLVAWKRPERMSSLVPVARVYAEAH, encoded by the coding sequence ATGACCCACGCACCTCATCGATCATTTCCGCCTGCGGATTTCCACATCGTGGATCTGTTCGCGGGTCCCGGTGGTCTCGACATCGCAGCGACGATCATGGGAGTGAAGAGCATCGGGGTCGAGTGGGACGACGCGACACGCGCCACGCGACAGGCGGCCGGCCTCCGGACCGCCACGGTCAAGGACGTATCCGATCTCGGGCCGGGGCATCCCGAGGTCTGCGAGGCGAACGTCCTGACCGGCGGACCACCGTGCCAGACCTTCACTGTCGCCGGGAACCGAGAGGGTCACAAGGCACTCAAGGACGTGCAGCGTCTGGCCGAGCGCATGGGGGGACACGCCGATTGGGCGTCGTTCTCCGAAGCTTGGGCCGAGGTCAAGGCGGAGACCGACGCGATGAGCGACCCCCGTACCGGGCTCGTGCTGCAACCGCTGCGCTGGGTGATGGAGGCAAAGCTTCGATACGGTCGCCCCTACCGGTCGATACTTCTGGAGCAGGTCCCGACGGTGATTCCGGTATGGCGTGTGTACGCCGCCATCCTGGAATCCGCCGGATACACCGCCGACGCGCAGATCCTGCGCACCGAGGAATTCGGAGTACCGCAGACCCGTCGGCGTGCCGTCCTCATCGCCCGCTGGGGCAAGGACGCGGAGGTCACCTTTCCCCGGCCGACACATCAGCACTATCGCCAGGGAGCGGTCCGCATCGAGGGCGAGGAGCGTCCCTCGCAGGACTCCATCCCCGGCATGTCGGACAACCATCCGGCGCCGCGAGGATGGGTCGCCATGCGGGACGTTCTGAGCAATCGCACCGGAAGCCTGGCGAACCGACCCGAGGACTTCGTCGTGGTCTCCAACTACGGCTCCGGGGGAAACCCCAAAGCACGCGGCAGGCGCACCTCCGACCAGCCGGCCGCGACCGTCACCGGCAAGGTGCGTCGTAATCGGGTTTTCCGTCTGAAGGGGGGAAAGATCGGAGAGGAGTTGGAACGGCTGTCGTTCGAGGAAGCGGGACTTCTCCAGTCGTTCCCAGCCGATTACCCCTGGCAGTCGACGGATGTGGCCCAACAGATCGGCAACGCGATCCCGCCTCGTCTCTCCCTGCACATTCTGAGCAGTGCGCTCGGGCTGGAGCAGCCGGGCCCGGAGCTGTTCGACAAGCTGGTGGCATGGAAGAGGCCGGAGAGGATGTCGTCCCTCGTGCCTGTGGCCAGGGTCTACGCCGAGGCTCACTGA
- a CDS encoding DUF6339 family protein, protein MTDKPAHLPEQLALLSDLNAAQYLTEGLLAGKEDVPALALNKNAESFPREEARKASRPVRDLVDDAMYLYKDDKPTKADAWLAPRLHATLRLDRREAADRRVWNYLALGVAPDYVVWRHLVETKEEEKLSGVAGARFRGAHYTQAFARLWWAAELFRNGADYGPAVTVCTHQDMLNTALRLDVIDHRPTAQAMVRLIERGTVRTGREINALARAVNTSAATLMYDVLAPDTERDGEPLRQWIAAAEGAMAVPRRTLPEGPEEERAPEGSVAALADHFAGLFTDAPVRGKVRPDDSEA, encoded by the coding sequence ATGACCGACAAGCCGGCCCACCTGCCCGAACAGCTCGCACTGCTCTCCGACCTCAACGCGGCGCAGTACCTCACCGAGGGGCTGCTCGCCGGCAAGGAGGACGTTCCCGCTCTCGCGCTCAACAAGAACGCCGAATCATTCCCTCGGGAGGAAGCGCGCAAGGCGTCGCGCCCCGTGCGTGATCTTGTCGACGACGCGATGTACCTGTACAAGGACGACAAACCGACGAAGGCCGACGCCTGGCTCGCTCCCCGGCTCCACGCGACCCTACGACTCGACCGCCGGGAGGCCGCCGACCGCAGGGTGTGGAACTACCTGGCTCTGGGAGTCGCCCCTGACTACGTCGTCTGGCGCCATCTGGTGGAGACCAAGGAGGAGGAAAAGCTGTCGGGAGTCGCCGGAGCCCGGTTCCGCGGTGCGCACTACACCCAAGCCTTTGCCCGGTTGTGGTGGGCGGCGGAACTCTTCCGGAACGGTGCCGACTACGGTCCGGCTGTGACGGTATGTACGCATCAGGACATGCTCAACACCGCACTACGACTCGACGTGATCGACCATCGACCGACGGCCCAGGCCATGGTGCGTCTCATCGAGCGTGGGACAGTGCGTACCGGACGTGAGATCAACGCTCTGGCGAGGGCGGTCAACACGTCCGCGGCGACTTTGATGTACGACGTGCTCGCTCCTGACACGGAGCGGGACGGAGAACCGCTTCGGCAGTGGATCGCGGCTGCCGAGGGAGCCATGGCGGTTCCTCGCAGAACCCTTCCCGAGGGACCGGAAGAGGAAAGGGCACCGGAGGGCTCCGTGGCCGCGCTCGCCGATCACTTCGCGGGTCTCTTCACGGACGCCCCGGTGCGTGGGAAGGTCAGGCCCGACGACAGCGAGGCATGA
- a CDS encoding helix-turn-helix transcriptional regulator: MDVGEEFGPWLARQLKRADMNQAVLAQRIGLTRAAVSAWITGRATPREETIKKIAEALGTDLGTIHTRTVDTLAGPPVTWCHRPGHADGGRDFGNAAAFAFEADVEVLAREATQNSLDERLPGTRPVRVRYTLHELTGEALVRFREAIHWDELLPHYQAAAAHDQKVGRVIAAGLRDMYERDRLVLLRVDDYNASGLTGDDYETGRFAAVVRRQLDSHKSGKGAGGSYGLGKATLWATSRLGLVLMNSTLSEPHEGRTERRLIGRLDLPWREVDGEPWAGPAWFGRPDSGSGNVDVARSWWADEEIVERLHLTRESAEPGTSFLIVGAHDVASLADAVPTVEGDGSEDDESVYYMHKRLVQALGRNFWAAMTTGGDRQPLLEASVRTLRNGVEIIEEERVDPYATQPSRTRALQAFLDGTTVERLAGPGEVAMATVTLDVPGTGGRSGGEHRAVVLVTEAEDADGKPNTLVKMRGNRMTVKIGGVPNLSLGTNPFQAVLLAGHAAGDDAPFADEAEAFLRTAEPPEHNKWGQTEELRMTYSPSAYRRIAALTRDTNKAVRGLVSVPRKPRDGTDRLRERLAVGAKKGARRKGTAGLPTLDDLDARIGDDGAWCVTAEVKVPAGGDSWRPAPVAKLDVRSGPRPVLAWSELVAVHNCEFVDGVLHFTPGARNAIFRGVTDVSTHPVRTTLTGLVVELRTGKGDKA, encoded by the coding sequence TTGGACGTCGGTGAGGAGTTCGGCCCCTGGCTGGCACGTCAGTTGAAGCGGGCGGACATGAACCAGGCGGTTCTCGCCCAACGGATCGGACTGACGCGAGCCGCGGTCTCCGCCTGGATCACGGGTCGTGCGACCCCCCGCGAGGAGACGATCAAAAAGATCGCGGAGGCATTGGGGACAGACCTGGGGACGATCCACACCCGCACGGTGGACACCCTGGCCGGGCCGCCCGTCACCTGGTGCCACCGCCCCGGCCATGCCGACGGCGGTCGCGACTTCGGTAACGCCGCGGCCTTCGCCTTCGAGGCCGATGTCGAGGTGCTGGCCCGTGAAGCCACGCAGAACAGCCTCGACGAGCGTCTCCCGGGCACTCGGCCGGTCCGTGTCCGCTACACACTGCACGAACTCACAGGAGAAGCGCTCGTCCGTTTCCGGGAGGCGATCCACTGGGACGAGCTCCTCCCCCATTACCAGGCCGCAGCCGCGCACGATCAGAAGGTCGGGAGGGTCATCGCCGCCGGTCTGCGAGACATGTACGAGCGCGACCGGCTGGTTCTGCTGCGGGTCGACGACTACAACGCGTCCGGTCTGACCGGCGACGACTACGAGACCGGGCGGTTCGCGGCCGTCGTCCGGCGCCAGCTCGACAGTCACAAGTCCGGGAAGGGGGCCGGCGGCTCGTACGGCCTCGGAAAGGCGACCCTCTGGGCGACCAGCCGGCTCGGCCTGGTGCTCATGAACTCCACCTTGTCGGAGCCGCACGAGGGACGTACCGAGCGACGGCTCATCGGGCGTCTCGATCTGCCATGGCGTGAGGTCGACGGCGAACCATGGGCCGGCCCCGCCTGGTTCGGCCGGCCGGACTCCGGCTCGGGCAACGTGGATGTCGCACGCTCGTGGTGGGCCGACGAGGAGATCGTGGAGCGGCTGCACCTCACGAGGGAGAGCGCCGAACCAGGCACCTCTTTCCTGATCGTCGGCGCCCACGACGTGGCGAGCCTCGCCGACGCCGTCCCGACGGTCGAAGGGGACGGAAGTGAGGACGACGAGAGCGTGTATTACATGCACAAGCGTCTCGTTCAAGCCCTCGGGCGGAACTTCTGGGCGGCGATGACCACGGGGGGAGATCGGCAACCGTTGCTCGAAGCATCCGTGAGGACGTTGCGCAACGGTGTCGAGATCATCGAGGAGGAGCGGGTCGATCCGTACGCCACCCAGCCGTCGCGTACCCGTGCGCTCCAGGCGTTCCTGGACGGCACGACAGTGGAGCGTCTGGCCGGACCCGGTGAAGTGGCCATGGCCACCGTGACACTCGATGTGCCGGGCACCGGAGGCCGGAGCGGCGGCGAGCACCGGGCGGTCGTCCTGGTGACAGAGGCCGAGGACGCCGACGGGAAGCCGAACACCTTGGTGAAGATGCGGGGCAACCGCATGACCGTCAAGATCGGTGGCGTCCCGAACCTGTCTCTGGGGACGAACCCGTTCCAGGCGGTACTGCTCGCCGGCCACGCCGCGGGCGACGACGCCCCGTTCGCCGACGAGGCGGAGGCGTTCCTGCGGACCGCCGAGCCCCCCGAGCACAACAAATGGGGGCAGACGGAAGAGCTACGGATGACGTACTCGCCGTCCGCGTACCGTCGTATCGCGGCCCTGACGCGTGACACGAACAAGGCGGTCCGGGGGCTGGTCAGCGTTCCCAGGAAGCCACGTGACGGCACCGACCGACTTCGTGAGCGTCTCGCCGTGGGCGCCAAGAAGGGGGCTCGACGCAAAGGCACTGCCGGACTGCCGACATTGGACGACCTGGACGCACGGATCGGTGACGACGGTGCGTGGTGTGTCACGGCCGAGGTGAAGGTGCCCGCCGGAGGCGACTCCTGGCGTCCGGCCCCGGTGGCCAAGCTGGACGTGCGCTCCGGCCCCCGGCCCGTCCTGGCGTGGTCGGAACTCGTCGCCGTCCACAACTGCGAATTCGTCGACGGTGTCCTGCACTTCACGCCCGGCGCGCGGAACGCCATTTTCCGAGGGGTCACCGACGTGTCAACCCATCCGGTTCGGACCACACTCACCGGGCTTGTCGTCGAACTTCGTACGGGCAAGGGGGACAAGGCGTGA